The genomic interval TCCGTCTCTATACCGACGATAACGAATACCTGGTTTCATTTCTGGAATCACTCAATCCGAATTCACGGGGCAAATATATTCTGACCGTTCATGTGAACTGGCAGAAACAGGAAAAACAGATTCAGGAACAACTTGAAACGATTTATTTCGGGAAATTCGATGATGGTCTGAAGGCCAAACATACTATCTGGGCGCAAACCATCGAGAAAGAACAAATCCGGGCCGCACTGGATAGTTGCGCTATAGCTATACTCGGTAATGAATTGCAAGGTGAACCATCGTACGAAACGGCCGGTATCCCAATAAAAATCCCTCAAGTCGCCGCGAAGTTTCCCTCGTCCGACGATTAGCCTCGTCCAACCCGATCCTGCTTGCGATCCAGAGCCGGGAACCTTATAATTCAACGTTCGTTTTATTAACCAGTAGTGTATTATAAAACACGGGAGAATATCATGCTCAAAGCCGACAAAGCGGTCCTGGTGGTGGTCGATATTCAGGGGAAACTGGCAACCCTGATGCACAACAGGGAAGTTTTCTATCAAAATGTAATCAGGATGATTAATGGCGCCAGAGCGCTGGAGATTCCGATCCTCTGGAATGAACAACTTCCCGACAAGCTGGGTGAGACTATCCCGGAAATCAAAGAAGTCCTGAGAGATAAGAAACCGCTGATAAAAAAATCTTTCAGTTGCTGTGGCAATCCGGATTTTGTCGATCAGTTAAAACAACTCAAATGCAAACAGGTCCTTCTGGTCGGCATGGAAACCCATATCTGCATCTACCGCACGGCTCTTGATCTCCTGCATGATGGTTACAAAGTCTATCTGGTCACCGATGCCGTCGCTTCAAGGGTTCCTGAAAACAAGCAGTTGGGAATCGAAGTCATCAAAGAGCGCGGCGGCCTTATGACCAGTGTCGAAATGGCCCTGTTTGAGATATTCGACACGGCCGAGGGGGATAAATTCAAGCAGATGGTGCAAATCGTTAAATAAAATAACGACAATGCATAATATTAGATATACAGACAATCCAGAAAATATTGAACCGGAAATGCTTCAAGGTTTTTTTGTCGGATGGCCCAAACCGCCCACCCCGGAGAAACATCTCGAAATACTGAAAAACAGCTATGCGGTGGTACTGGCTGTCGATGAAAACACCGAGCAGGTGGTCGGATTTATCAACGCTGTTGGCGATGGAATCTTGTGCGCCTATCTACCGCTTCTGGAGGTCCTGCCGGAATACCAGAAATGCGGGATAGGGGGCGAATTGGTCCAGCGGATGGTGGAGAAACTGAACCGGTTATATATGATTGATCTGGTTTGCGATGAGTCGCTAGTGGATTTTTACCGGAAACACGGGCTAAAACCGCACCGGGCCATGATGATTCGCAATTTCGACCGGCAATCGGGTGAAGCCTGATATTGGCCTATATGGGTCCGGTGAATCGGTACGAAAACAGCCGCAGTGGCTTGTTGGGGGCGGTTCTACAGGTAATTTTTTTCTTGCATAAAATTAAAAATCGGACGTTATTATATGTACACAGGAAAGGAGGTGGTCTATTTGAAGTCAGACAAATGTGAGGTGGCTGCTACTTAGCCGCTTACTCGACCATATAGTTGGGTTTGCGCTAAGTAAATCCCAACAGTTTTACCGGCCTGATGGCGTTTGTGTATGCCATCAGGTTTTTTTATTGATTTCCAATCAGTCCCTGTTCATCGGTTTTGATAAGGAAAACATCGCCGGGGCCGTTGCTGAACGAAGTGGTCCGACCGACAATAAAATGGCCGCCATCACGAGTTGGAATAATGTCCCAACCGGTATCCTCGCCGACTCCACCATAGGAACGCCCCCAGATAGAGACTCCCCCGGAACCGACATTGATCAGAGGAATTTCCCCCCGGGCTTTTTTGGAATTATACCAGCCGGTCAAAATACAACTGCTGTCGCTGGACCTGATCACGGCATTGCCGCCGCCATCGCCAAGATCATCATAGGTTTTATTCCAGAGAACATTCCCCAGCGAATCAATATTATACAGGCTGATAACCTGGGCCTCGGTTTTCTCCGAGGTGGTTCGACCGGTAAAGACGCAACCGTTGCCGTGGGTAGTTGTCAGACTCATGGCATAGTCAATCCCCGGGCCACCGAATGTTTTTTGCCATACCAGACTGCCGGAATGGTTGACCCTGGCCAGATAGAAATCCTCGCGCTGGTTTCCGAACGATTTTGACCAGCCCAGAATCAGAAAATCGCCGCCGGGAATGAGGGTCAGAGCTGAACCATGGTCAAGGTCCGCTCCTCCGAAGGTTTTCTCCCAGAGAATTTCGCCATCCTTATTCAAACGGGCCAGATAAATATCGGTATTTCCGGCGCCATATGATCTGGTCGTGCCAATTACCGCCAGGCCGCCATCGGGTAATTCGATAACATCGCTGCCGTCCTCGTAATCATGGCCGCCCAGCATCCGGTCCCAGATCAATTCCCCCTCCCGATTGACTTTAAACAGGTAAATATCACTCTGGCCATCGGGAGTCGAGGAACTGGAGCCGACTACCACCAGATTATGGTCGCGGCTGATGATTATTTTGGCGGCATCATCGGATCCGCCCCCGCCATAATTTCTTTGCCAGATAAGTTCCCCGGCCGGGTCGACTCCAAGGAGATAGATATCGTTGTCAACGGCTTTGAAAGAGCGTGTCACCCCGG from Candidatus Zixiibacteriota bacterium carries:
- a CDS encoding hydrolase — translated: MLKADKAVLVVVDIQGKLATLMHNREVFYQNVIRMINGARALEIPILWNEQLPDKLGETIPEIKEVLRDKKPLIKKSFSCCGNPDFVDQLKQLKCKQVLLVGMETHICIYRTALDLLHDGYKVYLVTDAVASRVPENKQLGIEVIKERGGLMTSVEMALFEIFDTAEGDKFKQMVQIVK
- a CDS encoding GNAT family N-acetyltransferase, coding for MHNIRYTDNPENIEPEMLQGFFVGWPKPPTPEKHLEILKNSYAVVLAVDENTEQVVGFINAVGDGILCAYLPLLEVLPEYQKCGIGGELVQRMVEKLNRLYMIDLVCDESLVDFYRKHGLKPHRAMMIRNFDRQSGEA